The Candidatus Izemoplasma sp. genome has a window encoding:
- a CDS encoding matrixin family metalloprotease: MRKVLIIITFMCVFFASSFIEVNAYPYLVTPYWHSDDNKVGYFDSSTISYEYQNITCGMDSADFENTFDNAIYRWESNFSFTMNEVTSNEDISLGCFTRSQASGLGINPYAVGVTFMSHYSIPDYTYMNLDDKLIYIYRMAYSQIFLIWDTSGMNSAQTSDFSESQWNEVSCHEMGHALGYFGHATSTNQLMYPYVQNAYEEPQYNDIAHLKLAYQ, translated from the coding sequence TTGAGAAAAGTATTAATTATTATTACATTCATGTGTGTTTTCTTTGCAAGCAGTTTTATTGAAGTTAATGCTTATCCGTACTTAGTTACTCCATATTGGCATTCAGATGATAACAAAGTTGGATATTTTGACTCGTCGACAATATCTTATGAGTATCAAAATATCACATGCGGAATGGATTCAGCTGATTTTGAAAACACTTTTGATAATGCAATCTATAGATGGGAATCTAATTTTTCTTTTACAATGAATGAAGTTACTTCTAACGAAGATATATCGCTAGGGTGTTTTACAAGAAGTCAGGCTTCGGGACTAGGAATAAATCCTTATGCTGTGGGGGTTACTTTTATGTCACACTATTCCATACCTGATTATACTTATATGAACCTTGACGATAAACTAATATATATTTATAGAATGGCCTACAGCCAAATTTTCTTAATATGGGATACTTCCGGAATGAATTCAGCACAAACAAGCGACTTTTCAGAAAGTCAATGGAATGAGGTTTCGTGCCATGAAATGGGACATGCTTTAGGATACTTTGGACATGCAACTTCAACTAATCAACTAATGTACCCATATGTACAAAATGCATATGAAGAACCGCAGTACAACGATATTGCACATCTTAAACTAGCCTATCAATAA
- a CDS encoding HepT-like ribonuclease domain-containing protein — translation MKDKTYIDRIIKYAKKIGRYMEEVDTFTDFEYNDEKVDAVILNLEQIGETAKKLSNETKQFYNSIHWPSIIGLRNMISHEYEGIKLNIIYDIATVNIPDLLYKLDK, via the coding sequence ATGAAAGATAAGACATATATTGATCGTATCATTAAGTATGCAAAGAAAATCGGCAGATATATGGAAGAAGTCGATACATTCACAGACTTTGAGTACAACGACGAGAAAGTCGATGCAGTTATATTAAACCTAGAACAAATCGGTGAAACAGCAAAGAAACTTTCAAATGAGACAAAACAATTTTATAATTCTATTCATTGGCCAAGTATCATTGGATTAAGAAATATGATATCACATGAGTACGAAGGTATTAAACTAAATATCATTTATGACATTGCTACAGTAAATATACCAGACTTGTTGTATAAATTAGATAAATAA
- the rnr gene encoding ribonuclease R produces the protein MKERIINALESYQEEPVGIDILKAKMNITDSDEIVTFMKTLNGLIEDARVIESNQNNVQLIEYTNYMTGKLDLKEKGFGFLIPDDVKEEDVFIPADNINGAMNKDHVLVYVTDFSYGARQEGHVKKVLDRNIKTLVGVVYFKHNKPFINPDDKTIKKTVAISQKGLKNASKDDVVHAKITNYDDQGKIRVEVIDILGNKDDVGINTLSKIIQFDIDPVFPDKVIKSAKGFDEVSDADLERRKDLRNEKIVTIDGDNAKDFDDAIHVKQLDNGHFKLGVHIADVSYYVTQNSILDEEAYKRGTSVYLPDRVIPMLPEHLSNGICSLKPDIDRLTITCDMEINESGDVVKYDIYPSVIHSYARMTYTNVNKILNGDKNLTKEYNTLVDDFHLMQVIADILRRHRNKNGSVNFDTKEASFSFDQEGHVSDVYVNERGDSERIIEEFMLKANQVVAEHVFWMELPFIYRVHDKPKPEKLQRLIALSNALGYQVRGGKEISHRELQRLHNKVEGTDAEMGVNMLMLRSMQKAIYSAENIGHFGLAFKYYTHFTSPIRRYPDLIVHRLLRKYLFNKEGRIEAINHYDKAMPDIAKHSSETERNAMLLERDVNDMKKAEYMSGYIHEVFEGVITSVTPFGLYVGLENTIEGLVHISNLKDDYYHYDEKMMLLVGERTKTVHKIGEHVQVKVMKVNVKDGEIDFRLLKKR, from the coding sequence ATGAAAGAACGCATTATAAATGCTCTTGAATCGTATCAAGAAGAACCTGTTGGTATAGATATATTAAAAGCAAAAATGAATATTACTGACAGTGATGAGATCGTGACCTTTATGAAAACCCTCAATGGGTTAATTGAAGATGCACGTGTTATTGAAAGTAATCAAAATAATGTCCAATTAATTGAATATACCAATTACATGACGGGTAAACTTGATTTAAAAGAAAAAGGGTTTGGCTTTTTAATTCCAGATGATGTAAAAGAAGAAGATGTCTTTATTCCTGCCGACAATATTAATGGGGCAATGAATAAAGATCATGTTTTAGTTTATGTCACCGATTTTTCATATGGTGCACGACAAGAAGGACATGTTAAAAAAGTATTAGACCGTAATATAAAAACCCTTGTTGGTGTGGTCTATTTTAAACATAACAAACCATTTATTAATCCGGATGATAAAACGATAAAGAAAACAGTTGCTATATCACAAAAAGGATTGAAAAATGCAAGTAAAGATGACGTCGTACACGCTAAGATTACCAATTATGATGACCAAGGTAAAATCCGTGTTGAAGTCATTGATATTTTAGGAAACAAAGATGATGTAGGGATTAATACGTTAAGTAAAATTATCCAATTTGATATTGATCCTGTCTTCCCTGATAAGGTTATCAAATCTGCGAAAGGCTTCGATGAAGTGAGTGACGCTGATTTAGAAAGACGCAAAGATTTAAGAAATGAAAAAATAGTCACGATTGATGGCGATAATGCCAAAGATTTTGATGATGCGATCCATGTGAAGCAATTAGATAATGGGCATTTTAAATTAGGCGTGCATATTGCTGATGTGAGTTACTATGTTACACAAAACAGCATCTTAGATGAAGAGGCTTATAAACGCGGAACGAGCGTTTATTTACCGGACCGTGTGATTCCTATGTTGCCAGAACACTTGAGCAATGGCATTTGTAGTTTAAAGCCAGATATAGACCGTTTAACGATTACATGTGATATGGAAATCAATGAATCAGGAGACGTTGTTAAATACGATATTTATCCAAGTGTGATTCACTCTTATGCTCGTATGACATATACAAATGTTAATAAAATCTTAAATGGAGACAAAAACTTAACTAAAGAATATAATACATTGGTAGATGATTTTCATTTAATGCAAGTCATAGCGGATATATTAAGACGCCACCGTAATAAAAATGGTAGTGTTAATTTTGACACCAAGGAAGCGTCTTTCTCATTTGATCAAGAAGGACATGTTTCAGATGTTTACGTGAATGAACGTGGCGATAGTGAACGGATTATTGAAGAGTTCATGTTAAAAGCGAACCAAGTGGTCGCAGAACATGTTTTTTGGATGGAGTTACCCTTTATTTACCGGGTTCATGATAAACCCAAACCAGAGAAATTACAGCGTTTAATTGCCTTGAGTAATGCGTTAGGATATCAAGTCAGAGGGGGTAAAGAAATTAGTCATCGAGAACTACAACGTCTACATAATAAAGTAGAAGGTACAGATGCTGAGATGGGTGTCAATATGTTAATGCTAAGAAGTATGCAAAAAGCGATTTACAGTGCTGAAAATATTGGTCACTTTGGTTTAGCATTTAAATACTATACACATTTTACCAGTCCAATAAGACGGTATCCTGACTTAATAGTACACCGGTTATTGCGTAAGTACTTGTTTAATAAAGAAGGCCGTATTGAAGCGATTAATCATTACGATAAAGCGATGCCTGATATCGCTAAACACAGCAGTGAAACAGAACGTAATGCAATGCTTTTAGAACGTGATGTCAATGATATGAAAAAAGCGGAGTATATGAGTGGTTATATCCATGAAGTCTTTGAAGGAGTCATCACAAGTGTGACACCATTTGGACTTTATGTTGGATTAGAGAATACCATTGAAGGACTTGTTCACATATCAAACTTAAAAGATGATTATTACCATTATGACGAGAAAATGATGCTACTCGTTGGAGAACGCACTAAAACGGTTCATAAAATTGGAGAACATGTCCAAGTTAAAGTCATGAAAGTCAATGTTAAAGATGGTGAAATTGACTTTAGATTATTGAAAAAGAGGTGA
- the ligD gene encoding non-homologous end-joining DNA ligase produces the protein MKHYKDFEYSHLDKMYFPENNLTKEDIITYYQKIAAFMLPHIKNRPVTLERYPEGVHKKGFYMKQVPDYFPNWIHTTAIDLKEGEMQQQILCNKKKILSYLINQGVITLHTWLSDTSSLTTPNKMIFDLDPNQNNLKVVKSIALTLKDVLEKNGLTPYIMTTGSQGVHIVVPIKPELTFDKVKDVADYFAQLLVEKLPQKTTLEQRKQKRNGKVFIDTLRNAYGQTSVAPYSIRTVKEAAVATPLTWREFKVKSFDPKRYTYHNIFNRLGQIKDPWRNINRSQVSLNKLIDKL, from the coding sequence ATGAAACACTATAAAGATTTTGAATATTCACATCTTGACAAAATGTATTTTCCTGAGAATAATCTAACAAAAGAAGACATTATTACCTACTATCAAAAAATAGCGGCTTTTATGTTACCCCATATCAAAAATCGTCCTGTTACATTAGAACGGTATCCAGAAGGGGTTCATAAAAAAGGTTTTTACATGAAACAAGTTCCTGATTATTTTCCAAACTGGATACATACGACTGCCATTGATTTGAAAGAGGGGGAGATGCAACAGCAAATTTTATGTAATAAAAAGAAAATATTAAGTTATTTAATTAATCAAGGGGTGATAACACTACACACTTGGTTATCAGACACATCATCACTAACAACCCCTAATAAAATGATATTTGATTTAGATCCCAATCAAAACAATCTCAAAGTGGTAAAATCAATTGCACTCACATTAAAAGATGTATTAGAGAAAAATGGGCTAACCCCGTATATTATGACAACAGGTTCACAAGGCGTCCATATTGTTGTACCAATCAAACCAGAATTAACATTTGATAAAGTAAAAGATGTTGCTGATTATTTCGCACAATTGTTAGTTGAAAAGTTACCCCAAAAAACAACGTTGGAACAACGCAAGCAAAAACGAAACGGTAAAGTTTTTATTGACACATTAAGAAATGCCTATGGGCAAACAAGCGTGGCGCCTTATAGTATAAGAACGGTAAAAGAAGCCGCTGTGGCAACCCCTTTAACGTGGAGAGAATTTAAGGTGAAATCATTTGATCCAAAACGGTATACTTACCATAATATTTTTAACCGATTAGGACAAATCAAAGATCCATGGCGAAATATTAATCGTTCACAGGTATCCCTTAATAAATTAATTGACAAATTATAA
- a CDS encoding nucleotidyltransferase domain-containing protein, whose amino-acid sequence MSNNIKIIRDNLELTQEQVSLLTGVPVKTLRNWEQEVRKPSEWTIDLVMDRLLRVKLEEYAKIDEFTGVLSYLTIKENISKIAKNYDIEKVYLFGSYVKGQATQNSDVDLYMESDLYGLEYFEFVEQLRGKLKKKVEVLSNKTIQEYSKIDEEINKTGVLIYER is encoded by the coding sequence ATGTCTAATAATATTAAAATAATAAGAGACAATTTAGAACTAACACAAGAGCAGGTTTCATTATTAACTGGCGTACCAGTAAAAACATTAAGAAACTGGGAACAAGAAGTAAGGAAACCCAGCGAGTGGACAATTGACTTAGTTATGGATAGATTACTAAGAGTAAAATTGGAAGAATATGCTAAGATCGATGAATTCACGGGTGTTTTGTCATACTTAACAATAAAAGAAAATATAAGTAAAATAGCTAAAAATTATGATATTGAAAAAGTATATTTGTTTGGATCATATGTCAAAGGTCAAGCTACACAAAATAGTGATGTTGATCTATATATGGAGTCTGATTTATACGGTTTAGAGTATTTTGAATTTGTTGAACAACTAAGAGGAAAATTGAAGAAGAAAGTTGAAGTGCTAAGTAATAAAACTATTCAAGAATATTCAAAAATAGATGAGGAAATTAATAAGACAGGAGTACTGATTTATGAAAGATAA
- a CDS encoding DsrE family protein, with translation MRYLFIINEPPYGNEKPYNALRLAMTLQKEQKADVNVFLMGDSVVSAALGQKTPDGYYNMERMVKSVILRKGHVYLCGTCMDARGMNETGIVKGAKRSTMSQLATLTSEADKVLVF, from the coding sequence ATGAGGTATCTATTTATTATCAATGAACCACCTTATGGAAACGAAAAACCATATAATGCCTTGCGCCTAGCGATGACATTACAAAAAGAACAAAAAGCTGATGTGAATGTATTCCTAATGGGAGATAGTGTTGTTAGTGCGGCACTTGGGCAAAAAACACCTGATGGGTATTATAATATGGAACGCATGGTGAAATCGGTTATCTTACGTAAAGGTCATGTCTATTTATGTGGGACATGTATGGATGCTAGAGGGATGAATGAAACAGGCATTGTTAAGGGTGCTAAACGAAGTACAATGAGTCAATTAGCAACGCTAACATCAGAAGCTGATAAAGTATTAGTATTTTAA
- a CDS encoding DUF2785 domain-containing protein: MVYKDYLSDTELKNLNQILISEDYLFYGLKNKQENSVFKRTFTSLMIAMLFLIPNKEVVLSSQELKRLYQAYLEYLKHEYDYRGYVTHKGWAHFFAHSSDVLRQFLKSQLLQMSG; encoded by the coding sequence ATGGTATATAAAGATTATCTGTCAGACACTGAACTAAAGAATCTAAATCAGATATTAATATCTGAAGATTACTTATTTTATGGGTTGAAAAACAAACAAGAGAATAGTGTATTTAAAAGAACATTTACGTCGCTTATGATCGCTATGTTGTTTCTTATACCAAATAAAGAAGTTGTTTTATCTAGTCAAGAGTTGAAGCGCTTATATCAGGCATATCTGGAGTATCTCAAGCACGAATATGATTATAGAGGCTATGTAACTCATAAAGGATGGGCACATTTCTTTGCGCATAGTTCAGATGTTTTGCGACAATTTTTAAAGAGCCAACTTTTACAAATGAGTGGATAA
- the smpB gene encoding SsrA-binding protein SmpB, with the protein MQVIARNKKAKHDYEILDTYEAGIVLKGTEIKSVRAGKVNIKDTYCVPRNGELYIINMHIAKYRHGNQFNHDERRSRKVLLHKKEIIKLENTINQDRLSVIPLSVYIDKGLCKLKIALARGKRQYDKRQALKAKQAKRDMQKSLKNY; encoded by the coding sequence ATGCAAGTCATAGCCCGTAATAAAAAAGCTAAGCACGATTATGAGATTTTAGATACTTATGAAGCAGGTATTGTCTTGAAAGGGACAGAGATTAAAAGTGTTCGTGCTGGAAAAGTCAATATTAAAGATACCTATTGTGTCCCCAGAAATGGTGAACTTTATATCATCAATATGCATATTGCAAAATATAGACATGGTAATCAATTTAACCATGATGAAAGAAGAAGTCGCAAGGTATTGCTGCATAAAAAAGAAATTATTAAATTAGAAAACACCATCAATCAAGACCGCTTATCAGTGATACCACTGAGTGTGTACATTGATAAGGGATTATGTAAATTGAAGATTGCACTAGCTAGAGGTAAACGTCAATATGATAAACGTCAAGCTTTAAAAGCAAAACAAGCAAAAAGAGATATGCAAAAATCATTAAAAAATTACTAA
- a CDS encoding DNA polymerase ligase N-terminal domain-containing protein, which produces MVKKSLDTYKKKRDFDQTPEPKKKANTSYDNPIFVIQKHNASNEHYDFRLEVEGVLKSWAVPKGPSTNPSDKRLAIATEDHPLKYADFEGVIPEDNYGAGEVIIWDKGTYENNTKKDGESISMKTAYDKGHISIWLEGEKLNGGYSLVDIDRGDDQWLLIKEDDKAADRRRKPTKTEPKSIVSDQTIENLKDNDND; this is translated from the coding sequence ATGGTAAAAAAATCATTAGATACATATAAGAAAAAACGAGATTTTGATCAGACACCTGAACCCAAAAAGAAAGCTAATACATCATATGATAATCCAATCTTTGTTATTCAAAAACATAATGCATCAAATGAGCATTACGATTTTCGCTTAGAAGTGGAGGGTGTTTTAAAGTCGTGGGCTGTTCCCAAAGGTCCTTCTACAAATCCATCAGACAAACGGTTAGCAATTGCGACAGAAGATCATCCACTAAAATACGCTGACTTTGAAGGCGTCATACCCGAAGATAATTATGGGGCCGGAGAAGTTATCATATGGGATAAGGGGACATATGAGAACAACACAAAAAAAGATGGTGAGTCTATTTCGATGAAAACAGCTTATGACAAGGGCCATATTTCGATATGGCTTGAAGGGGAAAAACTTAACGGCGGCTACTCACTAGTCGATATTGATCGTGGCGACGATCAATGGTTATTAATCAAAGAAGATGACAAAGCAGCAGATCGTAGACGAAAACCGACAAAAACAGAACCAAAATCCATTGTAAGTGATCAAACAATAGAAAACTTAAAGGACAATGACAATGACTAA
- the eno gene encoding phosphopyruvate hydratase: protein MPYITDVYAREVLDSRGNPTVEVGVYTDSGAFGRALVPSGASTGEHEAVELRDGNKDRYLGKGVEKAVKNVNEVIAPEILGLDVTQQVLLDQIMINLDGTPNKGKLGANAILGVSMACARAAANFVGLPLYLYLGGFNAKELPTPMMNIINGGSHADNSVDFQEFMIMPVGAPTFKEALRMGAEVFHALKSVLKSKGYNTAVGDEGGFAPNLKSNEEALEVIMTAIKDAGYKPGDDVRLAMDVASSEFYNKEKNVYDLAGEGKEMTAEELSDFYAELVDKYPIVSIEDGLDENDWDGWKVLTEKLGNKVQLVGDDLFVTNTDKLARGIEEGIANSILIKVNQIGTLTETFQAIEMAKKAGYTAVVSHRSGETEDATIADISVATNAGQIKTGSLSRTDRIAKYNQLLRIEDELGETAVYNGLDSFYNLK, encoded by the coding sequence ATGCCTTACATTACTGATGTATATGCAAGAGAAGTATTGGATTCAAGAGGGAATCCAACAGTAGAAGTGGGAGTGTACACTGATTCAGGTGCCTTTGGTCGTGCGTTAGTGCCAAGTGGAGCATCAACTGGTGAACATGAAGCTGTTGAATTACGTGACGGAAACAAAGACAGATATTTAGGAAAAGGTGTCGAAAAAGCAGTTAAAAATGTGAACGAAGTTATCGCACCTGAAATTTTAGGTCTTGACGTAACACAACAAGTCTTACTTGATCAAATTATGATCAACTTAGATGGGACACCAAACAAAGGAAAATTAGGTGCGAATGCGATTTTAGGTGTTTCTATGGCATGCGCAAGAGCTGCGGCTAATTTCGTTGGATTACCACTTTATTTATACTTAGGTGGATTTAATGCAAAAGAGTTACCAACACCAATGATGAATATCATTAACGGAGGAAGCCACGCAGATAATAGCGTAGATTTTCAAGAGTTTATGATTATGCCTGTTGGCGCACCAACATTTAAAGAAGCATTACGTATGGGTGCAGAAGTATTTCATGCTTTAAAATCGGTATTAAAATCTAAAGGATATAATACGGCAGTTGGTGATGAAGGTGGATTTGCACCAAACCTTAAAAGCAATGAAGAAGCGTTAGAAGTTATTATGACCGCTATTAAAGACGCTGGATACAAGCCAGGGGATGATGTTCGTTTAGCAATGGATGTGGCATCTAGTGAGTTCTATAACAAAGAGAAAAACGTGTACGATTTAGCAGGTGAAGGTAAAGAAATGACCGCTGAAGAGTTATCTGATTTCTATGCAGAACTTGTTGACAAATATCCAATCGTATCAATCGAAGATGGATTAGATGAAAATGATTGGGACGGATGGAAAGTCTTAACTGAAAAATTAGGAAATAAAGTTCAATTAGTTGGTGATGATTTATTTGTAACAAATACTGATAAATTAGCCCGTGGTATCGAAGAGGGGATCGCTAACTCTATCTTAATTAAAGTTAACCAAATAGGAACTTTAACTGAAACATTCCAAGCAATTGAAATGGCAAAAAAAGCTGGATATACTGCTGTAGTATCACACCGTAGTGGTGAAACAGAAGATGCGACAATCGCAGACATCTCAGTGGCGACAAATGCTGGACAAATTAAAACAGGATCACTATCCCGTACCGATCGTATTGCGAAGTATAATCAACTACTTCGTATTGAGGATGAACTTGGTGAAACAGCTGTTTATAATGGACTAGATTCATTCTATAATTTAAAGTAA
- a CDS encoding class I SAM-dependent methyltransferase — protein MSKIMKHCDMLIEENNDPFYDSIEMKEHIKKWDGQSFLNAMKLDPTKTVLEVGVGTGRIATNVVPFCRSFTGIDFSEKTIERAKKISLMKMLF, from the coding sequence ATGAGTAAAATAATGAAACATTGTGATATGTTGATAGAAGAAAATAATGATCCATTTTATGATTCTATAGAAATGAAAGAGCACATAAAAAAGTGGGATGGTCAAAGTTTTCTTAACGCAATGAAATTAGATCCGACTAAAACAGTTTTAGAAGTAGGCGTAGGAACGGGACGAATTGCAACAAATGTTGTACCATTTTGTAGGAGCTTTACAGGAATTGATTTTTCTGAAAAAACAATTGAAAGAGCTAAAAAAATCTCGCTTATGAAAATGTTATTCTAA
- the secG gene encoding preprotein translocase subunit SecG, with amino-acid sequence MRSIDIILLIVSMLLITLVVLQSTKDNAANAFSGEKSELFNNQKQRGFELLMTRLTLGTSVVFFVVSIIAIVL; translated from the coding sequence ATGAGATCAATAGATATTATACTGTTAATCGTAAGTATGTTATTAATCACGTTAGTTGTTTTACAAAGTACAAAAGATAATGCAGCCAATGCCTTTTCCGGTGAAAAAAGCGAGTTGTTCAATAACCAAAAACAACGAGGGTTTGAATTGTTAATGACCCGGCTAACACTTGGAACAAGCGTTGTATTCTTTGTTGTTAGTATTATTGCAATTGTCCTTTAA
- the ligD gene encoding non-homologous end-joining DNA ligase — MTKLTDILDDGIVNDLKTSDLPNNVSFMLATLTDEYFDDENWIYERKLDGQRVMIQIDESRHISLLSRNHKILNKRYPEIVKAFQNQAISGAILDTEIVAFEDGVTSFSKLQKRMHLEDETTIKNNNIKVYCYIFDILYIDNYDIRALPLKTRKKLLKEMVQFGEPIHYVQHIKQAGKTYLKEACEKNWEGIIAKDYDSKYLSSRSKKWLKFKCINRQEFVIIGYTDPSGKRIGFGALLVGYFEHQTLQYAGKVGTGYTNHFLDTFINDLRAIEQSSSPLQNIKTMDTHNVHWVKPKYVAEVTFTEWTENSKLRHPSFIGLRDDKPINDIHKESGE; from the coding sequence ATGACTAAATTAACAGATATCTTAGATGATGGCATCGTGAATGATCTCAAAACCTCTGATCTTCCTAATAATGTTTCATTCATGCTAGCAACATTGACAGATGAATATTTTGATGATGAAAACTGGATTTATGAACGTAAACTAGATGGTCAAAGAGTTATGATACAGATTGATGAATCACGTCATATCTCCTTATTATCAAGGAATCATAAAATTTTGAATAAGCGCTATCCGGAGATTGTAAAAGCGTTTCAAAATCAAGCTATATCGGGAGCTATCTTGGATACTGAAATTGTTGCCTTTGAAGATGGTGTAACAAGTTTCTCAAAATTACAAAAACGTATGCATCTTGAGGATGAAACAACGATTAAAAATAACAATATAAAAGTATATTGTTATATATTTGATATACTTTATATTGATAACTATGATATTAGAGCATTGCCACTAAAAACCCGCAAAAAATTACTGAAAGAAATGGTTCAATTTGGCGAGCCAATCCATTATGTTCAACATATTAAGCAAGCAGGAAAAACATATTTAAAAGAAGCATGCGAGAAAAACTGGGAAGGTATTATCGCTAAAGACTATGATAGCAAATACCTTAGTTCTCGAAGTAAGAAATGGCTTAAATTCAAATGTATAAACAGGCAAGAGTTTGTGATTATAGGCTATACCGATCCAAGTGGTAAGCGAATTGGCTTTGGCGCTCTATTGGTTGGATACTTCGAGCACCAGACATTACAGTATGCTGGAAAGGTTGGCACAGGATATACCAATCACTTTTTAGACACCTTTATTAACGATTTAAGAGCAATCGAACAATCCTCTTCGCCGCTTCAAAATATCAAAACAATGGATACTCATAATGTTCATTGGGTTAAACCAAAATACGTTGCTGAGGTGACGTTTACAGAATGGACTGAAAATTCAAAGTTAAGACACCCTAGTTTTATTGGACTTCGAGATGATAAACCGATTAATGATATCCATAAAGAAAGTGGTGAATAA
- a CDS encoding DUF2975 domain-containing protein, whose amino-acid sequence MYQKLEMYSPLLLKIALIFLAFPALFLFGFIGYNVVLGLVDGLAPWFLYPVYILVMAAAALFTYTLVPSFQVVLAYEKNALFTEETYQRVHQIMSRLFIITVIFFIQLPYWFIIAQWDDAPGLILIMSYVMGIAFTLTLLAALCKRILAEKINLK is encoded by the coding sequence ATGTATCAAAAGTTAGAAATGTATAGTCCTTTATTACTCAAAATTGCATTGATTTTTTTAGCATTTCCCGCCCTCTTTTTATTTGGGTTTATTGGCTATAATGTTGTTTTGGGATTAGTAGATGGATTGGCACCATGGTTTTTATATCCAGTATATATCTTAGTGATGGCTGCAGCTGCATTGTTCACCTATACGCTAGTACCCAGTTTTCAAGTGGTCTTAGCATATGAGAAGAATGCTTTGTTCACAGAAGAAACCTATCAAAGAGTTCATCAAATTATGTCGCGTCTATTTATCATTACAGTGATCTTTTTTATTCAGTTACCATATTGGTTTATCATCGCCCAGTGGGATGATGCGCCTGGGTTAATCCTTATCATGAGCTATGTGATGGGTATTGCTTTTACTCTTACATTACTTGCGGCGTTGTGTAAACGTATTCTTGCCGAAAAAATAAACCTTAAGTAG